The proteins below come from a single Papaver somniferum cultivar HN1 chromosome 11, ASM357369v1, whole genome shotgun sequence genomic window:
- the LOC113321602 gene encoding CBL-interacting serine/threonine-protein kinase 6-like: MEKVQPMESMSNNSSSCSNVLKGKYELGRLIGTGSFAKVYHARNLQSGKSVAMKVVGKEKVIKVGMMDQIKREICVMKMVKHPNIVELDEVMASKSKIYFAMEFVRGGELFNKIAKGRLKEDAARSYFHQLISAIDFCHSRGVYHRDLKPENLLLDDQGNLKITDFGLSAFTEHLKQDGLLHTTCGTPAYVAPEVIGKKGYDGAKADLWSCGVILYVLLAGFLPFQDENIVAMYKKIYRGDFKCPPWFSPESRKIITKLLDPNPNTRITVSKLMETSWFKKHLPRSTIGNEGEKAFDIGLGFKGEKQLETLNAFHIISLSSGFDLSPLFEEKKKEEREEIRFATTKSASSVISKLEEVAKNVKFNVKKSESSVKLQCQESGRKGKLGISADLFAVTSSFLVVEVKKEGGDTLEYNQFCSKELRPALKDILWTSPAQATIV; this comes from the coding sequence ATGGAGAAGGTTCAACCAATGGAATCAATGAGCAACAACAGCAGTTCGTGTTCAAACGTTTTAAAAGGAAAGTACGAATTAGGCCGTCTAATCGGAACCGGAAGCTTTGCAAAAGTTTATCATGCAAGAAATCTACAATCGGGCAAAAGCGTAGCCATGAAAGTTGTTGGTAAAGAGAAAGTGATTAAAGTTGGTATGATGGATCAGATCAAAAGAGAAATCTGtgttatgaaaatggttaaacatCCAAATATCGTCGAACTTGATGAAGTCATGGCAAGTAAATCAAAGATTTATTTCGCCATGGAATTTGTTCGTGGTGGTGAACTTTTCAATAAGATTGCGAAAGGAAGATTAAAAGAAGACGCAGCTAGATCTTATTTCCATCAACTAATTTCTGCGATTGATTTCTGTCATAGCCGTGGTGTTTATCATAGAGATCTTAAACCTGAAAATCTATTACTAGATGATCAAGGTAATCTGAAAATCACTGATTTTGGTTTAAGTGCTTTTACTGAGCATCTGAAACAAGACGGTCTTTTGCATACAACTTGTGGTACTCCGGCGTATGTAGCACCAGAAGTTATTGGGAAAAAAGGTTATGATGGTGCTAAAGCTGATCTATGGTCATGTGGTGTTATTCTTTATGTATTGCTTGCAGGATTTCTTCCGTTTCAAGATGAGAATATTGTTGCAATGTATAAGAAGATTTACAGAGGTGATTTTAAGTGCCCACCATGGTTTTCACctgaatcaagaaaaatcattacAAAGTTATTAGATCCGAATCCTAATACTCGAATCACCGTGTCGAAATTGATGGAAACTTCTTGGTTTAAGAAACACTTGCCGAGATCAACAATTGGGAATGAAGGAGAGAAAGCATTTGATATTGGGTTAGGGTTTAAAGGTGAGAAACAACTGGAAACACTGAACGCTTTTCATATCATTTCTTTATCTTCAGGGTTCGATTTGTCTCCATTatttgaagagaagaagaaggaagaaagggAAGAGATTAGGTTTGCTACTACTAAATCTGCAAGCAGTGTCATATCAAAACTAGAAGAAGTtgcaaaaaatgtgaagttcaATGTAAAGAAGAGTGAATCAAGTGTTAAATTACAGTGTCAAGAGAGTGGTAGGAAAGGTAAATTGGGGATTTCAGCTGATCTGTTTGCAGTGACTTCATCATTTTTAGTAGTGGAAGTGAAGAAAGAAGGGGGTGATACTTTGGAGTATAATCAGTTCTGTAGTAAAGAACTGAGACCAGCACTTAAAGATATTCTATGGACGTCTCCAGCTCAGGCTACAATTGTGTGA